The Candidatus Manganitrophus noduliformans genome includes a window with the following:
- a CDS encoding portal protein, translating to MAGRGLLVVKTNNELAAEEQASANTAALLSARPQLTGLSGYLYGLWEEAKRAKQPIETQILKNMRQVNGQYEPDKLAAIRSIRGPEIYAMLTAAKCRAAKAWVSDILKPAGDRPWSLEPTPVPEMPPEVEEEIRQGLKEQIIQNAAMAAAETGSPVDVSMVIGMIEEKAAEIKDVIRRALTEKAKEALKRMSDKIADQLVEGKWQKAFDAVIGDVIKFPAGILKGPIIRRRKVKKWVAGPDGWKYQSSEELVLEFERVHPLDAYPEGDSTGPNDGYFFQRHRMSRKDIVALIGVPGYNEAEIRIVLEEFGKGGLKEWLVPDSDRAMQENRDSSSEWSSTKIEALEFWGSCQGRLLLEHGVPEKFIPDPILEYEINAWMIGGHVIKAVVNPDQTGSHPYSVTSYEKIDGSWWGKGVPEVMADSQEAINAASRALVQNVAMASGPLTEIDIDRLAPGENGEVIWPWRTFKVTSTVMKEGKAVNFYQPRLIARDLIEVCDKYERQADEETGIPRYAHGDPNIEGAGNTASGLSMLMTAAARGIKDLVGSIDMDLISPTIERVYEFNMRFDLDQSMKGDARVVARGVSSLMAKEQRTLRVNETLEKTNNPIDFALMGPDGRKELLKESIKALDGVEVDKVVPEGPAMTTAVAPVGPGPGGDKKQQKLNPAGQPAGGKETQVVAAGGK from the coding sequence GTGGCCGGACGTGGGCTCCTTGTAGTCAAAACCAATAACGAGCTGGCTGCCGAAGAGCAGGCCTCGGCGAATACTGCGGCGCTGCTCTCGGCGCGGCCTCAGTTGACCGGGCTGTCCGGATACCTCTACGGTTTATGGGAAGAGGCAAAACGGGCGAAACAGCCGATCGAGACGCAGATTCTAAAGAACATGCGTCAAGTAAACGGGCAGTATGAGCCCGATAAGCTGGCGGCGATTCGTTCGATCCGGGGGCCTGAAATCTACGCCATGCTCACGGCTGCGAAGTGTCGGGCGGCGAAAGCCTGGGTTTCCGACATCCTCAAGCCGGCCGGGGATCGTCCCTGGTCCTTGGAGCCAACACCGGTTCCCGAGATGCCCCCGGAAGTTGAGGAGGAGATTCGGCAGGGGCTTAAAGAGCAGATCATTCAAAACGCGGCGATGGCTGCTGCAGAGACGGGCTCCCCGGTCGATGTTTCGATGGTCATCGGCATGATCGAGGAGAAAGCGGCCGAGATCAAGGATGTCATTCGAAGGGCGCTGACCGAGAAAGCCAAGGAAGCGCTCAAGCGCATGTCCGATAAGATCGCCGATCAATTGGTGGAAGGAAAGTGGCAGAAGGCGTTTGACGCGGTAATCGGCGACGTCATCAAGTTTCCGGCCGGGATTCTAAAAGGGCCGATCATTCGCCGGCGGAAGGTCAAAAAGTGGGTCGCCGGTCCGGACGGATGGAAGTATCAATCGTCCGAAGAGTTGGTGCTCGAATTCGAGCGGGTCCACCCGCTTGACGCATATCCGGAAGGCGATTCGACCGGGCCGAACGACGGTTATTTCTTCCAGCGGCACCGGATGAGCCGGAAGGATATCGTCGCTTTAATCGGCGTTCCCGGCTACAACGAGGCGGAAATCCGGATCGTCCTCGAAGAGTTCGGAAAAGGCGGCCTCAAAGAGTGGTTGGTTCCCGACTCCGATCGGGCGATGCAGGAGAATCGTGATTCATCGTCTGAATGGTCTTCGACTAAGATCGAAGCGCTGGAATTTTGGGGATCGTGTCAGGGGCGGCTGCTTTTAGAGCATGGCGTTCCGGAGAAGTTTATCCCGGACCCGATTCTGGAATACGAAATAAACGCCTGGATGATCGGCGGCCATGTGATCAAGGCGGTGGTCAATCCGGATCAAACAGGAAGTCACCCCTATTCGGTCACCTCCTACGAGAAGATCGACGGTTCTTGGTGGGGGAAGGGTGTTCCCGAAGTCATGGCCGATTCCCAGGAGGCGATCAATGCCGCTTCCCGCGCTCTGGTTCAGAACGTGGCGATGGCGAGCGGGCCCCTGACGGAGATTGATATTGACCGGTTGGCTCCCGGCGAGAACGGCGAGGTGATCTGGCCATGGCGGACCTTCAAAGTCACAAGCACCGTGATGAAAGAAGGCAAGGCGGTCAACTTTTACCAGCCGCGTTTGATCGCGCGGGATTTGATCGAAGTTTGCGACAAGTATGAGCGTCAGGCGGACGAAGAAACAGGCATTCCGCGGTACGCTCATGGTGACCCAAATATCGAGGGCGCGGGGAACACCGCCTCGGGGCTTTCAATGCTGATGACGGCGGCGGCGCGCGGGATTAAGGATCTGGTCGGCTCCATTGACATGGATCTGATTTCTCCGACGATTGAGCGAGTTTATGAATTCAACATGCGGTTCGATCTGGATCAGTCGATGAAGGGGGATGCTCGGGTGGTTGCCCGCGGGGTGTCTTCTCTGATGGCGAAAGAACAGCGGACGCTTCGGGTCAACGAAACGCTCGAGAAAACGAACAACCCGATCGACTTCGCGCTCATGGGGCCGGACGGCCGCAAGGAGCTTTTGAAAGAGTCGATCAAGGCGCTTGATGGCGTCGAGGTCGACAAAGTTGTTCCGGAAGGTCCGGCGATGACAACGGCGGTTGCTCCGGTCGGTCCTGGGCCTGGGGGCGATAAAAAGCAGCAGAAGTTGAATCCGGCTGGACAGCCGGCAGGCGGGAAAGAGACCCAGGTTGTAGCGGCGGGAGGGAAGTGA